GTTTCGCTGCTCGTTGTCGTCGCGATGGTGCTGGGGGCCTGCGGCGGCGGGGGCGAGAAGTTGGCCAAGTCCATCAACATGAACCTTGGCACCGAGCCGCCCACGCTGGACCCCGGCCTGGCCACGGACACCACGTCGGTGCAGTGCGATGAGTTGCTGTTCTTGGGCCTGACCGACTTTGACGACAAGACGCTGGAGACGATCCCCGAGTTGGCTACCAAGTGGGAAGTCTCCCCCGACGGGTTGACCTGGACGTTCTATATGCGCAAGGACGTGGTCTGGGTGCACTACGACCCCGCCACCAAGAAGGTAACGGAGAAGGGCCCCGTAACCGCCTATGACATTGAGTATGGCGTGAAGCGCACCCTGGACCCGGTTACCGCCTCCGACTACGCGTATGTGGACTATATCATCAAGAACGGCCAGAAGTTCAACACGGGTGAGATCACCGATGCCAACGAGGTCGGCGTGAAGGCGCTGGATGCCTACACCGTCCAGTTCACGCTGGAGAAGCCGGCCGGTTTCTTCGCCGGTATCGCGGGCATGTGGGTCAACCGCCCCGTTCCTCGCGAGCCCATTGAGCAGTTCGGCGACAAGTGGACCGAGCCGGGCAACATCTGGACCAACGGCCCCTACATGCTGGAGACGTGGGAACATGAAAACAAGATGGTCATGGTGAAGAACCCGAAGTACTATGACGCCAAGAACGTCTCCATTGAGACCATCAACTGGGCCATGGTGGTGGAAGCGTCCACGGCCTTCGCCATGTACGAGAACGGCGAACTGGATGTTGCGGGTGTTCCTTCCGCAGACCTGGACCGCGTAAGGGCAGATCCGGTGCTCAGCAAGGAACTGTACATCGCTCCGTACCTGTGCACCTACTACTACGGGTTCAACAACACCAAGCCGCCCTTTGACAACAAGTTGGTCCGCCAGGCGTTCTCCATGGCCTTTGACCGCCAGAAACTGATTGACACCGTGCTGAAGGGCGGCCAGAAGCCTGCCAAGACCTTCGCTTGCCCGGGCA
This DNA window, taken from Chloroflexota bacterium, encodes the following:
- a CDS encoding peptide ABC transporter substrate-binding protein, producing MNKKFVLVSLLVVVAMVLGACGGGGEKLAKSINMNLGTEPPTLDPGLATDTTSVQCDELLFLGLTDFDDKTLETIPELATKWEVSPDGLTWTFYMRKDVVWVHYDPATKKVTEKGPVTAYDIEYGVKRTLDPVTASDYAYVDYIIKNGQKFNTGEITDANEVGVKALDAYTVQFTLEKPAGFFAGIAGMWVNRPVPREPIEQFGDKWTEPGNIWTNGPYMLETWEHENKMVMVKNPKYYDAKNVSIETINWAMVVEASTAFAMYENGELDVAGVPSADLDRVRADPVLSKELYIAPYLCTYYYGFNNTKPPFDNKLVRQAFSMAFDRQKLIDTVLKGGQKPAKTFACPGIFGSPAEDPNFPEIPFDPAKAKQLLADAGYPDGKGLPEITLMYNTSEGHKRIAEFIQQQWKENLGVEVKLANQEWAVYLKTIHGPDTPQIYRLGWCADYPDENNWVLEVFHSTLGSNDIKWSNAEFDRLTEEAAASSDPAKRKELYFQAEKILV